Proteins found in one Anopheles aquasalis chromosome 3, idAnoAquaMG_Q_19, whole genome shotgun sequence genomic segment:
- the LOC126574133 gene encoding serine/arginine repetitive matrix protein 2-like isoform X2, whose protein sequence is MNFIDIQSWWEVPCIAHFCSLFSSTFKLPEFYIEELEEALLTDTDAEGEVVNAKVCTALKLSELIVALLKGCDTLAPISSQISPSNYQMFLRRLFREKCQVYNVENPFNTDTDFEKLPLRTKILILKYLCDFRLDSEDVCNTIAGYLPDSIRLEPIGYDRNGSSYWYFYGTRLYREDRVPGKSKASKAATIWQVICFTEEDWRNLATKLDNSTNQKERALHEVLVENFLPKLSKLFREQERKRRARLLEHRTSSRIRLLREKQQQEQQQQQLEEQQQRSRSNSVTSIVTTYASSPEPPLTRDFIFQPKESAFDNAIDTYPFYPKATNLRGYSTSPSVGSEGSVSESKADQEEDPWQNLTSSCCNSPTEELSRPSSCCASSCHSNDSASSLQTIRPHPAHIQSLSDSFFIASRYDDDDDDDEDEEDDYTEKGKDCVIQQNQTFSDVETENNINNGNTVVADLLRPSVSAASHEDTTQEPGSGEKQPLSESKVKQNHPVRRVFSAEVESLLRSNRNMAPTATKLPGRQTNNSLSSVTGPVILPFTDAASTPKGATGNNNNSKSNGGTGGDGSKGGPETAANGGGRKGKKGKSSNQQVLTKPTSSSALISSSFSFTETDEVLQIGMHKVLESIKNHDDAWPFMDPVDEDIAPRYYSIIRRPMDLQKMEEKLDNGEYAMFGDFQHDFRLIVNNCRLYNGQANEYTEMVNNLQIAFERARKKYFVEMSSDEEMMGNEYPEMCRSSTSTVKEKGSSYHHSTKASAPADSKTSSKGDADGASDGSSSTVKEKTKKSASASGGSVTGRGGSGVTPETTATKHPAASSSSGSSGRNKDGKAKPVKRSSISSNGVAEQKEVKRSPVTNSAKKQKSAKQPEPMVDNTDLDPDPDPPEKGKSGATHGGKNLKRKHKEKEKVSGGKAAKSRKIKSESSDDRSDTEMVEDHEKSTVVKRGGGAGSKEEKEDDEEEDEDWDDGPDRKRFKKERSDRSAGKKVKRERTDQTTTGEDREDTKVLPVTTCTAPVQPIAGIDRRSSREVEQEEDYPVYESKKKAAIKALQRQEKEKKKSIAKSKKDEKKGKAPALPSGPAPASVSNSNASSGKAVKSKPEPFSPPERSLSRSPSRPLTPTVRSPSASSNRGESLTPKQQRTSSGEPAKASKSKKKTKVKKESATGSEHTPKHDKKGAKEGKSVTADRTAVDKKSKKSVSPSKSKPKQKQQQSATSKAKVLVEHESDDGEEVEEEKPMVPNSTAVDSDDEDYQASRKPESHKRQQNTSVEEQDDDGQLTDDSGGGGGGAAKSRSKKSEKSKNKKAKASKQKTIVGDDDDDDDEDHNRSGHQRDGSKKASKGKQKGKDKKSHKKDKTSREKKKSKGSAAAAAAAAAAAANEQHRAPASSGAEDDEAEDDAPFEDRPSRQHSKATDAENSRGGAKGGVKQQASKEARGRASTPTLDHRRSRSGTVSRSPSPVASYYSDEDDQSVGGDARKGSFDRPITPDIKDKFDLIKERRNRAAAAAAAAAESKAKAKQTKAKVKESAATAGGNGGTGGKKTGKQKASNRGHQKQPQQEQQQQQQQRLNVPEQPATVSKHPKKRHQQQHQQDQENEKPTVGGGEVGRTPNKAMPATAKGKKKRDKSAEFSVPTAPNAAQDRKRPFGDSKKVDRSSEYEFVDDVGAAQTNSATAAESTRSESDKRSAGQKRSTAAVGGGGSSSTPKQPKVSTKSPARSPATFKGQAGATLQKGSNAPVPGGANMEELELETEQTLKDINKWLENTPRFTEYSSASNSPSRYIMDDFDPVPVKIEAADFRKPIPLAQLPPAATTVSEPSEKRMSSTTASPLRGASPGLAAMAAPPTAFLPKAPLPGKATNTERSKESVPLSQSTSNAGETSLKENSSSAAPTIAKNTGSSSSSSQHTILGPPPIIPPHSQKKEPKEPKRKTLKEKLSQLGGRKRDLHRTIDRLQPGKTKGNLIGTIQNLNKPDELFALGAAGGSASGSGGAIGAGGTGSASGPLGKFKEVKNALIVQTDESKPKLSLGTVLNTEGFGIVQQHNFADDVKDDDDDDDRRIGEDSGEKKRSDAINHKLKGDEEKDHDKKDSSAINSSSSASKLSLGTTATTVEASPRDKESEEKSGTGAMDSGKMSKDHGDQSGKKESVPNAKTSSSASSSLEEGKDGGAKGSTDKPAATPNLSAWFKAFGAPKKPKKPDDTEETGKGSPASEKGGGKGGGAHDHTPPSSESSLGGGSGAAAGSGVSHSLESPNYPILPAPPRQRKASTGSTVSERSSYSQDPDSPRIGIDERIGGYPAPYPSPIGASPIMTSPKLDESQKSPYHPMNGAIKVGFYQDTTQKSSPEKSCSPRDLPSPYPQYSQHLYTANTAGTAANITGSGSMYGSYTGYGANTSSSTTAGAVTGNNSSTNAPPTGGSITGAGAGGGPGNGSTAAGNTTVADTFKGYGKDMKSPVDFYDQYKQPASQESDYNSSMSPSTNPNSPYHNPASSPYQQQPNSPSCYPQPSQAASPYGHQQQPQQQQQPLASPASSGGALSPYSTSSVTPNPTTIPHSPAGQSGQLGGGHSPYSSSSSVQAGHSPYHSATVSNNQSGVNPAATGGPPKSKPNTPLHQSPNSPFSQSNQSSPYSQQDPNSPYSQGQLSPFQPMSPKPPQPSAIANSAGTQSTIKLAPPIITPQQAAAAAGVILPPDSTAAHSQSNAVAQNLATVPSQQASASATQLVGQHQSSASPWGHQNQYNPYHPGTGSESGPESNALSMPPAPAHMPTTSSSSSQQPQQAHHNIHQHPSPAHAHTQQQQSQQLHQQQQQQQQQQQQQQQQQNQQHPSQQTHHHQAQHHAHHGLSTVGQQSQQSQLGSLLMGGQSNPYASTYGRPYDLNSASAASSSAAAGGSTLDQHHHQHHSAPHHHPQHSHPQQHQQQHQPHHQHHQQQQPSKGPEMINLGYSEPESSTGGSNNSVTKQQDVPMNMEATAAGGGKQNSKSIGGGGGDGKQQPFDAHHVSYGAPMDASISKSKAFDMFNRAATMSFPRGFGTTNHGAVPSSGGSSGYDHHGNNMNKAHEQHQQNSGAGSVYNLQSGGPTGPTTGPQGGGTAGSKVAGSSDLLLPRYDQRSPQQPHGSLHGHQQQPVNNNMDLSNSSTGYKPYSSTATSSAAGLMDSSIRNLSSLSSLYNPDDRLLGPPGTVGNPSSSGGYYDKSMPPAAHMYNKNLHPSSSVSTAATTSVLQQMFNSTMAYSAAAAAGRSEQHQNTGYGSGPPGGYHHPQQPQQQPMNAACVASQKMANEPQVPVAPPAKPKRTRKKKDQNQQDLLAQQQQQQQQQQQQQQQQQQQQQSLHQQHAHQLHAHQQHGFPAYPGLKPTSANTSASGGTGTSSVSSNIGGANSSAGAGGNHSGSGAETSAISLKTANVVPGSAFNFGPGPAGLGLPGSLYSDTSSSAPYLDDAYRNSQNPYYHLPPSLRGTTGDDKLSVVNAAGTSQSAAPGTVAAAAAVAAASVVHPPPPTASPYHPFLASQHSSRPYQFINQLDPIHQQYFRQEELRAQMMLNQGLLGPPGTAPPSAYGQPSYHPALGMHKPYDAMNSMNRSPFL, encoded by the exons ATGAATTTTATAGATATTCAATCATGGTGGGAGGTGCCCTGCATTGCGCACTTTTGCTCACTGTTTTCGTCCACCTTTAAGCTACCAGAATTCTACATCGAG GAGCTCGAAGAGGCTCTACTCACCGATACCGATGCTGAGGGAGAAGTGGTGAATGCAAAAGTGTGTACTGCGCTTAAGCTGTCCGAGCTGATCGTAGCACTGTTGAAGGGCTGTGATACATTGGCACCGATCAGCTCACAGATCAGCCCGAGCAACTATCAGATGTTCCTGAGGCGTCTGTTCCGTGAAAAATGTCAG GTATATAACGTTGAAAACCCTTTCAACACCGATACGGATTTCGAGAAGTTGCCGCTCCGTACCAAGATTCTAATCTTGAAGTATTTGTGCGATTTCCGTCTCGATTCCGAGGACGTGTGCAACACCATTGCCGGTTACTTACCCGACAGCATTCGCCTGGAACCGATTGG CTACGATCGTAACGGATCATCATACTGGTATTTTTACGGGACCCGTTTGTATCGGGAGGATCGCGTACCTGGCAAATCCAAAGCATCCAAAGCAGCTACCATCTGGCAGGTCATTTGCTTTACGGAGGAAGATTGGCGCAATCTAGCCACAAAGCTTGATAACTCCACTAACCAGAAAGAGCGTGCGCTGCATGaggtgttggtggaaaattttcTGCCAAAACTGTCGAAATTGTTCCGTGAGCAGGAAAGAAAACGGCGTGCCAG GCTTTTAGAGCATCGCACTTCATCGCGCATTAGATTGCTCCGcgaaaaacagcagcaagagcagcaacagcagcagctagaagagcaacagcagcg ATCACGATCAAACTCCGTCACAAGTATAGTTACGACCTACGCCAGCTCCCCAGAACCACCTCTCACGcgtgattttatttttcagccCAAAGAAAGTGCTTTCGATAACGCAATAGATACATACCCCTTCTACCCTAAAGCCACTAATTTGAGAGGTTATTCCACTTCTCCGTCAGTAGGTTCAGAAGGTTCAGTGAGCGAAAGTAAAGCCGACCAAGAGGAAGATCCTTGGCAAAACCTGACGAGCTCTTGCTGTAACAGCCCAACTGAAGAGCTAAGTCGTCCATCGTCTTGCTGCGCAAGTAGCTGTCACTCGAACGACTCAGCCAGTAGCTTACAAACTATTAGACCTCATCCGGCACACATTCAGTCGCTGAGCGATTCATTTTTTATCGCTTCccgctacgacgacgacgacgacgacgacgaagacgaagaagacgatTACACCGAGAAGGGGAAAGATTGTGTAATAcagcaaaatcaaacattcagtGACgttgaaacggaaaacaacatcaacaacggtAACACCGTCGTGGCCGATCTTTTGCGACCGTCAGTATCGGCGGCATCTCACGAAGATACAACACAGGAGCCTGGATCCGGAGAAAAGCAGCCCCTTTCGGAATCCAAAGTAAAGCAAAACCATCCAGTGCGGCGTGTGTTTAGCGCGGAAGTAGAGAGCCTACTTCGATCGAATCGCAACATGGCACCAACGGCCACGAAGCTGCCTGGTCGGCAGACGAACAACTCCCTCTCTTCCGTTACTGGACCAGTCATTCTGCCGTTCACAGATGCCGCCAGCACGCCGAAAGGCGCTActggcaacaacaataacagcaaaAGCAATGGCGGCACAGGAGGGGATGGTTCGAAGGGTGGCCCAGAGACAGCagccaatggtggtggccggaaggggaaaaaaggaaaatcgtcAAACCAGCAGGT TCTTACCAAAccgacctcctcctccgctctCATATCGTCGTCTTTTAGTTTTACGGAAACGGACGAAGTACTACAGATCGGTATGCATAAGGTgctggaaagcataaaaaatcacGACGATGCCTGGCCGTTCATGGATCCGGTGGATGAAGATATAGCGCCCCGTTACTATTCCATCATACGAAG ACCGATGGATCTACAAAAGATGGAAGAAAAGCTGGATAACGGGGAGTACGCCATGTTCGGAGACTTTCAGCATGACTTCAGACTCATCGTCAACAACTGCCGGCTGTACAACGGTCAGGCGAACG AGTACACGGAGATGGTGAACAATCTACAGATAGCCTTCGAGCGGGCGCGCAAGAAGTACTTTGTCGAAATGTCATCCGATGAGGAGATGATGGGCAACGAGTATCCTGAAATGTGCCGTTCTAGTACATCGACGGTGAAGGAGAAAGGATCCTCATATCACCACAGTACCAAAGCCTCAGCGCCAGCTGACAGCAAGACCAGTTCCAAGGGCGATGCCGATGGCGCCAgcgacggtagcagcagtacagtgaaggagaagacgaagaaaagtgccagcgccagtggTGGAAGTGTAACGGGAAGAGGTGGTAGTGGCGTGACACCCGAAACTACGGCCACGAAACACCCGGCAGcaagcagtagtagtggtagtagtggccGGAACAAggacggaaaagcaaaaccagtGAAGAGGAGCAGTATCAGTAGTAACGGTGTCGCGGAACAAAAAGAAGTGAAGCGCAGCCCAGTGACAAACAGtgcgaaaaagcaaaaatcagcaaaacaaCCGGAACCAATGGTGGACAATACGGATCTCGATCCCGATCCGGATCCTCCGGAAAAGGGTAAAAGTGGTGCGACTCACGGTGGCAAAAACTTGAAGCGAAAGCataaagaaaaggagaaagtgAGTGGTGGTAAGGCGgcaaaaagtagaaaaatcaaatcggaatcAAGTGACGATCGCAGTGATACGGAGATGGTGGAAGATCACGAGAAAAGCACGGTCGTGAAGcgtggtggaggtgctggtagtaaagaggagaaggaggacgatgaagaagaggatgaAGATTGGGACGATGGGCCCGATCGTAAACGTTTTAAAAAGGAGCGTTCGGATCGTAGTGCCGGTAAGAAAGTGAAGCGAGAGCGCACCGATCAAACGACGACTGGTGAAGATCGTGAGGATACCAAAGTACTACCGGTAACAACGTGCACGGCACCGGTGCAACCCATTGCGGGCATTGACCGACGATCGAGCAGGGAGGtggaacaagaagaagattaTCCAGTGTACGAGAGCAAGAAAAAGGCCGCCATCAAGGCACTGCAGCgccaggagaaggaaaagaagaaaagcattGCAAAGTCGAAGAAAGATGAGAAGAAAGGCAAAGCACCTGCTTTACCGTCCGGTCCGGCACCAGCTTCTGTCAGCAACTCCAACGCTTCCAGTGGTAAGGCAGTGAAATCGAAGCCAGAACCGTTTTCCCCTCCCGAACGATCGTTGTCCCGTTCACCGAGCCGCCCGTTGACACCAACAGTACGATCACCTTCGGCGTCCAGTAACCGAGGTGAGAGTCTAACGCCAAAACAGcaacgcaccagcagcggtgaGCCAGCGAAAGCATctaaatcgaagaaaaagacaaaagtgaaaaaggaaTCGGCCACTGGCTCAGAACACACTCCGAAACATGACAAAAAAGGCGCCAAGGAGGGCAAGTCTGTAACGGCGGACCGTACTGCGGTGGACAAAAAATCGAAGAAGAGCGTATCGCCATCGAAAAGTAAGCCtaaacaaaagcagcagcagagtgctACTAGTAAAGCGAAGGTTTTAGTCGAACACGAGAGCGACGATGGGGAAGAGGTTGAAGAAGAGAAACCAATGGTTCCGAATTCAACGGCCGTGGATAGCGATGACGAGGACTACCAAGCCAGTCGCAAACCAGAATCACACAAACGCCAACAGAACACATCCGTTGAGGAGCAGGACGATGATGGGCAGCTAACTgatgatagtggtggtggtggtggtggtgccgctaaGTCTCGTTCtaaaaaatcagaaaaatcaaAGAACAAGAAAGCGAAAGCCTCCAAACAAAAGACGATCgtcggcgatgacgacgatgacgatgatgaggatcatAATCGTTCGGGACATCAACGGGATGGAAGCAAGAAGGCAAGCAAGGGCAAACAGAagggaaaagacaaaaaatctcacaaaaaggacaaaacaagtcgggaaaagaaaaagtctaaaggttctgctgctgctgctgctgctgctgctgccgctgccgccaacGAACAACACCGAGCCCCAGCATCCAGTggtgctgaagatgatgaagcgGAAGACGATGCACCGTTTGAAGATCGTCCATCTCGACAGCACAGCAAGGCAACCGATGCAGAGAATAGCAGAGGTGGCGCCAAAGGTGGTGTAAAGCAACAGGCAAGCAAAGAGGCCCGCGGACGCGCCTCAACCCCTACACTAGACCACCGGCGATCACGATCAGGAACGGTTTCACGATCGCCTAGTCCGGTTGCTTCGTACTAttccgacgaggacgaccagtcggttggtggtgacgCACGCAAAGGCTCCTTCGATCGGCCTATAACGCCCGATATTAAAGACAAGTTTGATCTCATCAAAGAGCGCCGTAATCgagctgcggcggcggcggctgctgctgccgaaagTAAAGCAAaggccaaacaaaccaaagccaaagtgaaagagagcgcCGCAACCGCAGGTGGCAACGGCGGCACTGGTGGCAAAAAGACAGGGAAACAGAAAGCGTCGAACCGTGGGCATCAGAAACAACcacagcaagagcagcaacagcagcagcaacagcggttAAACGTGCCCGAACAACCAGCTACCGTGAGCAAGCATCCCAAGAaacgtcaccagcagcagcatcagcaagatcaggagaatgaaaaaccgacggttggtggtggtgaggttgGTCGCACACCGAACAAAGCGATGCCTGCAACCGccaagggaaaaaagaaacgggacAAATCGGCGGAATTTAGCGTGCCTACTGCTCCAAACGCTGCCCAAGATAGAAAGCGTCCGTTTGGAGATTCCAAAAAGGTGGATCGTAGCAGCGAGTACGAGTTCGTGGATGACGTCGGTGCTGCACAGACCAACAGTGCGACTGCGGCCGAATCCACCCGCTCAGAGAGTGATAAACGTAGTGCGGGCCAAAAacgatcaacagcagcggttggaggaggaggatcatCGTCGACCCCGAAACAGCCGAAAGTGAGCACGAAATCACCTGCAAGGTCTCCAGCAACGTTTAAGGGACAGGCAGGAGCAACGCTCCAAAAAGGCTCCAACGCCCCAGTGCCCGGTGGAGCCAACAtggaggagctggagctggaaacggaacaaacaCTGAAAGACATTAACAAATGGCTCGAAAATACGCCACGTTTTACAGAGTACAGCTCGGCCAGTAACTCTCCCTCACGCTACATCATGGATGATTTCGATCCTGTTCCGGTTAAGATCGAAGCGGCCGATTTCCGGAAACCGATACCACTTGCCCAGCTACCGCCCGCGGCTACGACGGTGAGTGAACCGAGCGAGAAGCGTATGTCGAGCACAACAGCGAGTCCTCTTCGTGGTGCCAGTCCCGGTCTTGCCGCTATGGCCGCTCCACCAACCGCATTCTTACCGAAGGCACCACTGCcgggaaaagcaacaaacacggAACGATCGAAGGAAAGCGTACCTTTGTCCCAATCGACAAGCAACGCCGGTGAAACATCGTTGAAGGAAAACTCCTCTTCTGCTGCCCCTACGATCGCCAAAAACACCGgatccagcagtagcagtagccaGCATACGATCCTCGGTCCACCACCGATCATACCTCCGCACTCGCAGAAGAAGGAACCGAAGGAACCGAAACGTAAAACGCTGAAGGAGAAACTGTCGCAACTTGGTGGCCGCAAACGTGATCTTCACCGAACCATTGATCGTTTGCAGCCGGGCAAAACCAAGGGAAACCTAATTGGGACGATTCAGAATCTGAACAAACCGGACGAACTGTTcgcgctcggtgctgctggtggtagtgcgAGTGGATCCGGTGGTGCCATTGGAGCCGGCGGTACTGGCAGCGCTAGTGGTCCGCTCGGTAAGTTCAAGGAGGTGAAAAATGCTCTGATCGTACAGACCGATGAATCGAAACCGAAGCTTAGCCTAGGGACGGTCCTCAATACGGAAGGGTTCGGTATCGTACAGCAGCACAACTTTGCCGATGACGtgaaggacgacgatgatgatgacgatcgccGGATCGGGGAGGATAGCGgggagaagaagcgaagcgatgccATTAATCACAAGCTGAAGGGTGACGAGGAGAAGGATCACGATAAGAAGGATTCTTCCGCGATCAATTCTTCGTCGTCCGCTAGTAAGCTATCGTTAGGAACAACTGCCACGACGGTTGAAGCCAGCCCGAGGGACAAAGAGTCGGAGGAGAAAAGCGGAACGGGTGCGATGGATAGTGGGAAGATGAGCAAAGATCATGGTGATCAATCGGGCAAGAAGGAAAGTGTGCCAAATGCAAAAACCTCatcatcggcgtcgtcgtcactagAGGAGGGCAAGGATGGTGGTGCCAAAGGATCAACGGACAAACCGGCTGCAACGCCAAATTTAAGTGCCTGGTTCAAGGCATTTGGAGCGCccaagaaaccgaaaaagCCAGATGATACCGAAGAAACGGGTAAAGGATCACCGGCAAGTGAGAAGGGGGGTGGTAAAGGTGGTGGAGCTCACGATCACACACCGCCTTCGTCGGAATCGTCTTTAGGCGGAGGATCCGGAGCCGCAGCAGGGTCCGGAGTGTCGCACAGTTTGGAAAGTCCCAACTATCCGATTCTTCCGGCGCCACCTCGTCAGCGTAAGGCCAGCACCGGTAGTACGGTGAGTGAACGGTCCTCGTACAGCCAGGATCCGGACAGTCCGCGGATCGGTATCGATGAACGGATTGGAGGTTATCCAGCACCGTACCCAAGTCCGATCGGTGCCTCGCCGATCATGACTTCACCAAAGTTGGATGAATCGCAAAAGAGCCCCTACCATCCCATGAATGGTGCGATCAAAGTTGGCTTCTATCAAGATACGACGCAAAAGAGCAGCCCTGAGAAAAGTTGCAGCCCGCGTGATCTGCCATCGCCCTATCCACAGTATTCGCAGCATCTCTACACGGCCAATACTGCTGGAACGGCGGCGAATATCACTGGCAGTGGTTCCATGTATGGCAGCTACACCGGTTACGGAGCAAACACCAGTTCTTCTACGACCGCTGGTGCTGTAACCGGGAACAACTCAAGCACGAATGCACCGCCTACTGGTGGAAGCATAaccggagctggtgctggtggtggacctGGGAATGGCAGTACCGCGGCAGGTAACACGACGGTAGCAGATACTTTCAAGGGCTACGGAAAGGACATGAAGTCTCCGGTGGATTTCTACGATCAGTACAAACAACCGGCCTCGCAGGAGTCCGATTACAACTCTTCAATGAGCCCCAGTACAAATCCCAACTCTCCATATCACAATCCGGCCTCCTCGCCGtaccaacagcaaccgaatTCGCCTTCCTGTTATCCGCAGCCATCACAGGCCGCCTCTCCCTAtgggcatcagcagcaaccgcaacagcagcagcagccattggCCTCACCGGCTTCCTCCGGGGGAGCACTTTCGCCTTACAGTACGAGTTCTGTCACTCCTAATCCCACAACGATACCCCACAGCCCCGCCGGGCAGAGCGGGCAGCTGGGAGGAGGACATTCAccgtacagcagcagtagttcgGTACAGGCCGGCCACTCGCCTTATCACAGTGCAACAGTCAGCAATAACCAGTCGGGAGTTAATCCagctgccaccggtggtccgcccaaatccaaaccaaacacaccgcTACACCAGAGTCCCAACTCGCCATTTTCTCAGTCGAACCAAAGTTCACCCTATTCGCAGCAGGATCCCAACTCACCCTACTCCCAAGGCCAACTGTCACCATTCCAACCGATGTCTCCAAAGCCGCCTCAGCCGTCAGCAATTGCGAATAGTGCGGGCACGCAGAGCACGATCAAGCTGGCACCTCCCATCATCACGCCTCAGcaggcggcggctgcagctggTGTGATACTGCCTCCTGACTCCACAGCCGCCCATTCGCAATCGAATGCTGTAGCACAAAACTTGGCAACGGTTCCGTCGCAGCAAGCGTCGGCTTCTGCAACGCAGCTTGTTGGTCAACATCAGTCTTCCGCAAGCCCGTGGGGCCATCAAAATCAATACAATCCGTATCATCCGGGAACCGGGAGCGAGTCCGGTCCGGAAAGCAACGCGTTGTCAATGCCACCGGCACCTGCTCACATGCCAACGacgtcttcatcatcttctcaacaaccacagcaagcTCACCATAACATCCATCAGCATCCCTCTCCGGCTCACGCtcacacacaacagcaacaatcacagcagttgcatcaacaacaacagcagcagcagcaacagcaacagcaacaacaacagcagcagaatcaaCAACATCCATCGCAAcaaacgcatcatcatcaggcacaGCATCATGCGCATCACGGTCTGTCGACGGTTgggcagcagtcgcagcaaaGCCAGCTGGGTAGTTTACTGATGGGTGGTCAAAGCAATCCTTACGCTTCCACTTACGGCCGACCGTACGACCTAAACTCGGCTTCAGCTGCTTCATCGTCTGCAGCTGCAGGTGGCTCGACCCTtgatcagcaccatcatcagcaccattcggcaccacatcatcatcctcaacattcacatccgcagcagcaccagcagcagcaccaaccgcatcatcagcatcaccaacaacaacaaccatcgaaAGGACCGGAAATGATTAATCTTGGGTACAGTGAGCCCGAATCATCGACGGgtggaagcaacaacagcgtgACTAAACAACAGGATGTTCCTATGAACATGGAAGCAACCGCCGCGGGTGGTggcaaacagaacagcaaaTCCATCGGAGGAGGTGGCGGCGATGGAAAGCAACAACCGTTCGATGCTCACCATGTGAGTTACGGGGCACCGATGGATGCTTCGATTAGCAAATCGAAAGCATTCGATATGTTTAATCGCGCTGCAACGATGAGCTTCCCGCGTGGATTCGGAACCACCAATCATGGCGCCGTACCGTCGAGTGGCGGATCTTCCGGTTATGATCACCATGGGAACAACATGAATAAAGCGCACGAACAACACCAACAGAATAGCGGCGCTGGTAGTGTGTACAATCTGCAATCTGGCGGTCCCACAGGACCAACGACGGGGCCACAAGGAGGCGGAACGGCTGGTAGTAAGGTGGCTGGCTCTTCTGATTTATTGTTGCCACGGTACGATCAACGTAGCCCGCAACAACCACACGGTAGTCTACacggccatcagcagcaacctgtcaacaacaacatggatCTCAGTAACAGTAGCACAGGTTACAAACCGTACAGCTCAACCGCAACCAGCTCAGCCGCCGGGCTAATGGATTCATCCATCCGTAATTTGAGCTCACTTTCGTCACTCTATAACCCGGACGATCGGTTATTAGGCCCCCCGGGTACAGTCGGTAACCCATCGTCGTCGGGCGGATATTACGATAAAAGTATGCCCCCGGCCGCTCACATGTACAATAAGAACCTGCATCCTTCATCTTCCGTCAGCACTGCGGCAACGACATCGGTACTGCAGCAAATGTTTAACAGTACAATGGCGTACAGTGCCGCTGCGGCAGCCGGTCGTAGCGAGCAGCATCAAAATACGGGCTACGGATCGGGACCACCTGGTGGTTACCATCACCCtcagcaaccgcaacagcaaccaatgAACGCAGCATGCGTTGCCTCACAGAAAATGGCGAACGAACCACAAGTGCCGGTGGCTCCACCAGCGAAACCAAAGCGAACGCGCaagaaaaaggatcaaaaCCAACAAGATCTTCtggcgcaacagcaacagcagcagcagcaacaacaacagcaacaacaacaacaacagcagcagcagcaatcgctaCACCAACAGCACGCGCATCAGTTACatgctcaccagcagcatggttTCCCAGCTTACCCCGGGCTGAAACCAACTTCCGCCAACACATCGGCCTCCGGTGGTACCGGTACATCATCCGTATCTAGTAACATCGGTGGTGCGAACAGCAGCGCTGGGGCAGGTGGTAACCATTCCGGCAGCGGTGCCGAAACGTCTGCCATCTCACTGAAAACGGCCAATGTGGTACCGGGTAGTGCCTTCAATTTTGGTCCCGGTCCAGCAGGGCTCGGATTGCCTGGTAGTCTGTACAGTGATACCTCGAGCAGCGCCCCGTACCTTGACGACGCATATCGCAACTCTCAGAACCCGTACTACCATTTACCACCCAGCCTACGGGGGACAACGGGCGATGATAAGCTATCGGTGGTGAACGCTGCAGGGACATCGCAATCGGCAGCACCgggaacggtggcggcggccgctgccgtagcagcagcatctgtcgttcatccaccaccgcccacCGCCTCACCGTATCATCCATTCCTGGCATCGCAACACAGCTCCCGGCCGTATCAGTTCATCAATCAGCTGGACCCGATCCATCAGCAATACTTCCGCCAGGAGGAGCTTCGCGCCCAGATGATGCTGAATCAGGGACTACTGGGACCACCGGGTACTGCTCCGCCCAGTGCTTACGGGCAACCGAGCTATCATCCGGCATTGGGGATGCACAAACCGTATGATGCCATGAACAGCATGAACCGTTCTCCGTTCCTTTAA